In Quercus robur chromosome 11, dhQueRobu3.1, whole genome shotgun sequence, the sequence tttcttttcttccatAAACCACAAGGGCCGGAGCTGAAGCTTCCCCAGGCCCACAGATCATATtagacataaaaaaaataaaataaaataaaattaaaaattaaaaaattaagccCATATAAAATGCCATAATTTGTGTCATAACTGTCAACGTTACAGATTGTAAGCGATGAAGAAAAAGTAATGGATCCATATAAGAGTGATAGACAACTAATCACAATCTAACACGTAAGATAGTTGTgacaaaagttataatattttatgtgaTACTagaactactttttttttttttttttaataatactaGAACTACTTATTagacattacttttattttgaaaaaaatttaatgaatgtCATAAAAACATTGAtctatgaaatatttttagattctttttatgaaaaaaggaaaaaaaaaaaaacctgatttttttttttgtagctttttatatttttttatgaaagtaatatcaaaactttcttaaacaTAAAATAGTTCATTATCAAATACTCTATGAGTATCCATTAACCAGgctcatttatttttcagaGAATAACTtaatttgagaattgagattcATATCATCACAAATAGCCCTATTGTGTTAGCTCAAATAAGCTTTGGCCAATGAAGAAGTGTGTTATATGCAGTTGGCTGATGATGTGGTTTTGCATTAAACAAGGATTAACACATTATAGTAACTTTGTGGGCTATTGATGGGCACCTTTGTCCTTAAATCCATGGACGCCAATGGAATTGCAGGACTACAGCaagtccaaagtccaaacaacCATCAGAAATTAACGATAAATTTTCTCTGATTTCATATAGCACATCAGTGATTTATAGAATTACATTGACCCTCCGCTTTGCTAATCAAATCCCACATGTTACTGCAGATATCAGGTCTAATTGGACTACAGATGGCTATTAATTACCAAGCCACCTAGCTCAGTTTGCTTAAGGTAGTTTAAAAAAGaggaactaaaattttaatagattATAACTCTTCTCACAAGGCGTCACGAGCAGCAATCCGGCATACAATAGCATCTGCAAGTGAGGATATCCCTAGTTCCGGGCCAGTAATCTTATATTGCTGAAAAATGAGAAGTCATTGCTCATTAGTCAATGGAAGCAGcacaaggaaaaggaaagaaaactgGTAAAGATGTAAGCAAAATCATTGCAAAACCTTTTGTATCTGGGCCTGGTTTGCTCTGCCGTTTAACTCCTCCAAGTCGATCTCTTTTCCATGGATAAGTTTCTCAACGGCTTTCACCTGGCAGAATACTAAAATTTACTTATACCAGAATGGGCAATTACTTTTTACTCAATGCCAAATATGATCTGCTACTTCACTCATAAATAGTGATCTCACCTCATCAAGTGTAGCATTGAAACGAGCAGCAAGGATGTAAGTTGTACTTTCAGAGATGCCACACCTTTTTAAAGATTCTGTTATCTATTCAAAATAGAAGCCTAGAAGTTATCCATCTGGCATAAcagaaaaatatgcaaatgaGCCACCATAGTTAACTAGCAAAAAATGATTACATGCTTAGATCCCGAGTAATTGTAAACAAGCTCCGAATGAAGAGTGCGTGTTGTCAATGACTCCCGTGATTTAGACACAAGTGTCTTATGAGCAGCTGCTAGAACAGGGAAAACATCTGGAATCTGTTCATAATTTATTTAGGTGAAATTAGAGAAATCAAACCAAGTGTAGCTTAGAAAAGATAGAGAAATGAAATTGActggaaaaacaagaaataggATATagtatgtatataaaaaaaaataataatcgtACAAGTGATGCATTGAGAAATGCAACTTCTGGTTCCAGTGTTCCAGCTTGCATAGAATCAAGGAGCTCCCTGCATAATAAATAGTTCATAAGGTGCatttcacttttttacttaaatAAGCACCCTATATCGTATGGCCagatacttaaaaaaaaaaagaaaaaaaaaaaaagagctgtTAAATTTACATGAACAGAGAAGGATCCGGATTGCAAGTGAAATTTTTGACACTGTTCCCATTTAGTATTACTTTTTGATAGGTAACTAAAAAACTTTATTGAAGATTTAGTATCACTTAAAAAGAGTACAACTTAAAAGGTCTGTTCACTTAAAAATGATGCAGAAAGTGTAACCAAATGTTCACATAACAGTCAAAACAGGATTCTCCTTCCATTTGATTTTGCCTAATGCTACTCTCTTAATCAGAAGTTCTGACTTCTGAGCCCAAGATCCCAAGATCTAAGAGAAAGAGACTGCTTCCACTTTCACCTCCGTCGAATCTAATGGGCAAAAGACAGGAACTTGTGTGCCCCCATCCATCTAATTCCTCATAGCCTAGTTCATATCTCCAAAAAAGACCAGCAACACTACACAAGAGATTACAGGATTTTACTTTAAACTTGATTCTTAACAAGGAAAATCTCAAAAAAGACCCTTACTTCTCCCAACAACTGCAGTTCTCCCTAGATCACATATAAATTATAGTATTGTCTCTATACACAATTACAACCTCCACCACTATTTGACTCTAAATAATGCAACCCAATATTGCTTCACTTCATCCCAGAGCACAATGACCACCATCAACCCATTAAGAGCCCCATTTAGGCCTGCAACTTTGCTGATAACGCAGAAAAGTTGGCACCTGGATTTGCGTTATTaagaaaattgggtttttgaaaCAGTGCATAAATTGGCATCAGGCTTTGCATTTTTGAAACAGTGCAAAAAGTACCTTTTCAAATTTCAGCTCATGGGGTGCTTTTTTCAACAACTCTTGTTTTTAAAGCAAAACTGTGGCAATTTCACATGCACAAACACTCcaggaaaaaaaacaacaacaaagttTCCAAGTAATTTGGGTGGAAATACACTTAATATTAGTATTAACATCAAAATTTGGAAGTACCAACTTTTTGAGAATAGGCTCTAGTTCTTCAAAAGCTGGAAAGTGTGTTGAAGAATTATGAATGGCATTGGAGACCAGCAAGATCAGAAGATATGGTCCAAAAGAAGGCTAGGCCTGGTGCAATTAAAAGAGAAGGATGGAGCCATTTGGTTAGCATCCATTCTGGGGTATATTCTTGTGCAGCCACTTGGGATGAAATCAGGATGAAGGATGAGGGTCATACCGTGGTGGAAGTTAATTTGGTATTCAGATGCAATTAATTCCTAAACATAGTTTCATTGGCTGGCTTGCTGTCAACGAGAATGAGACGAGTGCAGTGGGGATTAACAGGAGATAGTGCCTGCATTTTTTGTCGGAGATAAGTCGAAAGCAAGCATGGGCCATAGATTCTTTGAATGCTCTTTTACAAGAAGAAATTAGAAAACTGTAATAAGGTTATGCTTAGTGAATTCTATTCCTACCGTTTGCAAACCTCAAGGGCAGAAGTTTTAGAGCTGCATTATGCATAGTATGGGCTACTGTATACAATGTATGGATTCAAAGAAATAACAGAATTCATGGTGGCACTGTCAAAATAAAGGAGCAAATCCTCAACAAAGACACAAGCAAAGCTGTTAAACGCAGAATGGCAACCAGAAGCAAAATGAATGGATCCTTAATAAAGTACTTTGGGTAAATTGGGGCATTAGGAGAACATACTACAACTCTATGAGAGCTAACAATTGATGGCTCCTGTATGTGTCCCAAGATTTATCATTTAACAACTATACAGATTACATGGACCCACCACTTTTTGTCGATCATTAACAGTCACACAAGTCAACAAGTCATGAATTGGGTGTGTCTGTTATTGTTATTGCTTTGCCAGTTGTGTTTGTAAGTGGTTCTACTCTTTGTTTTCAATGAAATTCAgttgatttatcaaaaaaaagttaatcacTCTATATTCTACAAGTGTCTAAACATGAATTTGCACTCTGTATTAGTTTGACCTTTtcaaggttaaaaaaaaaaaaaattctgaaaaaagaaaaatcagccAAATATAACTGGTATAAAACTGAAATTTGCTTCAAAAGTTTGAACATTTAAGTATCCCCCATAAGCCTTTTTTTTCCCCGAGAAACAAACGGAAAattaaggaaagagaaagaggcGTACTTGGAGTTGGTGACGTCGATGAAGAGTGCGAGAGAGACTGTGTCACCATTGATTTCGAACGCCTTCATCGCTGGTTTGGTTCTTTGTTTTCTGATTCGAACTTCAATTTCAGCTAGGGTTTTACTTTACGCTCcattccaaaaattttcaaa encodes:
- the LOC126706614 gene encoding uncharacterized protein LOC126706614, giving the protein MKAFEINGDTVSLALFIDVTNSKELLDSMQAGTLEPEVAFLNASLIPDVFPVLAAAHKTLVSKSRESLTTRTLHSELVYNYSGSKHITESLKRCGISESTTYILAARFNATLDEVKAVEKLIHGKEIDLEELNGRANQAQIQKQYKITGPELGISSLADAIVCRIAARDAL